Proteins found in one Elusimicrobiota bacterium genomic segment:
- a CDS encoding biopolymer transporter ExbD, whose protein sequence is MRKKRETQQKELASGSINIISIVDVSFVLVIFCMATMSLILTAGINVLETKAGASKGKAALTENISIKMTKDNKLYLNNQPIDQYDLFRELSAKIPNTKDKMVIITADDENTCEQVVEILDISRKSGAKRLALMQGNQGA, encoded by the coding sequence ATGAGAAAAAAACGGGAAACACAACAAAAAGAGCTTGCTTCCGGCTCAATAAACATTATCTCAATTGTTGACGTGAGTTTTGTGCTGGTTATTTTTTGCATGGCAACAATGAGCCTGATATTGACTGCCGGTATAAATGTTTTGGAAACCAAAGCCGGCGCAAGCAAGGGAAAAGCGGCATTGACTGAAAATATTTCAATTAAAATGACCAAAGACAATAAGCTTTATTTGAACAACCAGCCGATTGATCAGTATGATTTGTTCAGGGAACTTTCGGCAAAAATTCCGAATACTAAAGACAAAATGGTCATAATTACCGCAGATGATGAAAATACCTGCGAACAGGTAGTAGAAATACTGGATATTTCCCGTAAAAGCGGGGCAAAACGGCTTGCGCTTATGCAGGGAAATCAGGGCGCTTAA
- a CDS encoding TonB family protein, whose amino-acid sequence MMLAGIDNFFESANKRIGFALTVTLIIHFIALYSMQMSSVMEQEKAKLITNVELLEIEKPKPLQVPLIQEKPKNVWDTIKQAIPFGKGQEGPRPAADDSMKQILQEAARPPKLVDRTEPLSRLEKSQLEELKKQRDEKLNELKDLSSGQQQRMANIMVQEQALTESAKPIVRPSMGIEKGISIEEVGMKRAENISDIIKTSQVQKSSSFKDASATQLVERKAELKKQLAALNAMPSGTKLEDRGGGSRTGAGTGLREVVGNIQERRKAQELLALQKLIEEKEPSKPSGSGGGGGGRGGFGFGTGSGAGLQTAREAIKFSEPKEVPVSRPVQKNVPNVLEKMKKVSEGQTVQEVKKAPVEISGPLEKRKVVSAYVPQYPEWAKRQGLEADISLRFFVNASGSVTPDISVVITSGYRELDQLCIESLRKWVFVPLSSNESQIDQWGIITIRFRLE is encoded by the coding sequence ATGATGCTTGCAGGAATAGATAATTTTTTTGAAAGTGCAAATAAGCGCATAGGGTTTGCTCTTACAGTGACGCTTATCATACACTTTATTGCGCTCTATTCAATGCAGATGTCCTCTGTTATGGAGCAGGAAAAAGCAAAGCTGATAACTAACGTTGAACTTTTAGAAATTGAAAAACCGAAACCTTTGCAGGTTCCGCTAATACAAGAAAAACCTAAAAACGTTTGGGATACAATAAAACAGGCTATACCGTTTGGAAAAGGACAAGAGGGTCCTCGGCCGGCGGCAGATGATTCAATGAAACAGATTCTTCAGGAAGCTGCAAGGCCTCCCAAATTAGTGGATAGAACCGAACCTCTGTCAAGGCTTGAAAAATCTCAGCTTGAAGAACTAAAAAAGCAGCGCGACGAGAAACTGAACGAACTCAAAGATTTGAGTTCAGGCCAGCAGCAAAGAATGGCAAATATTATGGTTCAGGAGCAAGCCTTAACCGAAAGCGCAAAACCGATAGTGCGTCCTAGCATGGGCATTGAAAAGGGAATATCAATAGAAGAAGTCGGTATGAAACGGGCAGAAAATATTTCCGATATCATTAAGACAAGCCAGGTGCAAAAATCATCAAGTTTTAAGGATGCTTCGGCAACCCAGTTGGTTGAAAGGAAAGCCGAATTAAAAAAGCAATTGGCGGCTCTTAACGCGATGCCTTCCGGCACAAAGCTAGAAGATCGCGGAGGCGGATCCAGGACCGGGGCCGGGACAGGGCTTAGAGAAGTTGTCGGAAATATACAGGAACGAAGGAAAGCCCAGGAGCTGCTAGCCCTTCAAAAGTTAATAGAAGAAAAAGAACCGTCAAAACCGTCTGGATCTGGAGGCGGGGGCGGGGGAAGAGGCGGGTTTGGTTTTGGAACGGGATCGGGAGCAGGCCTGCAAACTGCAAGAGAAGCGATAAAATTCAGCGAGCCGAAAGAAGTGCCTGTTTCTAGGCCGGTTCAAAAAAATGTTCCGAATGTACTAGAAAAAATGAAAAAAGTCTCTGAAGGCCAAACGGTGCAGGAAGTAAAAAAAGCTCCGGTTGAAATCTCCGGCCCTCTTGAAAAAAGAAAAGTGGTTTCGGCTTATGTTCCTCAATACCCGGAATGGGCAAAAAGGCAGGGGCTAGAAGCTGATATTTCTTTAAGATTTTTTGTTAATGCGTCAGGTTCTGTTACGCCTGATATTTCTGTAGTGATAACGTCGGGGTACAGGGAGCTGGATCAGCTCTGTATCGAAAGTTTGAGAAAATGGGTTTTTGTGCCATTATCATCAAACGAGTCCCAGATAGATCAATGGGGCATAATAACTATAAGGTTTAGGCTAGAATGA
- a CDS encoding MotA/TolQ/ExbB proton channel family protein, with protein sequence MEANVIAIIKSSPTMILLLIISVIVFTIIIERFLYLRKSSLDPLDFMGSLRNMVQRKTYDDAVKYCEEQKKPITNVLKTGLMHRHMPKEDIEELVLSVRLEERQKMEKFLIFLGSIGTIAPLLGLMGTVAGLSRAFKDLALSGSAGPSVVAAGISEALYATLLGLAIAIPTVLCYNYLMGKARKINVEIEAASKRLLVWLFEEAK encoded by the coding sequence ATGGAAGCTAACGTAATAGCAATTATTAAAAGCAGTCCGACGATGATTTTGTTGTTGATAATATCCGTTATAGTTTTTACAATTATAATCGAACGTTTTCTATACTTGAGAAAATCGTCGCTGGATCCGCTTGATTTTATGGGTTCATTGAGGAACATGGTTCAGCGCAAAACGTATGACGATGCCGTTAAGTACTGTGAAGAGCAGAAAAAACCTATAACTAACGTTCTTAAAACCGGCCTAATGCATCGCCATATGCCGAAAGAAGATATAGAAGAGCTGGTGTTAAGCGTCCGTCTTGAAGAACGACAGAAAATGGAAAAATTTCTTATTTTCTTGGGCTCAATCGGAACGATTGCGCCGTTATTAGGACTTATGGGAACTGTTGCCGGTTTGTCCAGAGCGTTCAAAGATCTTGCTCTTTCAGGCTCAGCGGGGCCGTCAGTGGTAGCTGCGGGTATTTCGGAAGCTTTGTATGCTACGCTTCTTGGTTTGGCCATAGCTATACCGACGGTCTTATGTTATAACTACCTGATGGGTAAAGCGCGCAAAATTAACGTTGAAATAGAAGCGGCATCCAAACGGCTTCTTGTATGGCTGTTTGAAGAAGCAAAATGA
- a CDS encoding response regulator → MTDGKKILIIDDDPEILDLLKLYFKAVNYEVIESEEGLRGLELARTQLPDLIILDILLPEISGLKMCRILKRDKETKNIPIMILTALTDEETKIESLKSYADAFISKPIDKKAIIDKVNELLTKNEEKKQ, encoded by the coding sequence GTGACGGATGGAAAAAAGATCCTAATAATTGATGACGATCCGGAAATTCTTGATCTTTTAAAACTCTATTTTAAAGCTGTAAACTATGAAGTTATAGAATCCGAAGAGGGCTTGCGGGGGCTTGAACTTGCCCGCACCCAATTGCCCGATTTAATTATCTTGGATATACTGCTTCCTGAGATCAGCGGGCTTAAAATGTGCCGTATTTTAAAAAGAGATAAAGAAACAAAGAACATTCCCATTATGATACTAACGGCTTTAACTGATGAAGAAACAAAAATAGAAAGCTTGAAATCATACGCGGACGCTTTTATAAGCAAGCCGATTGATAAAAAGGCAATAATTGACAAAGTAAACGAGCTTCTTACAAAAAATGAGGAAAAAAAACAATGA
- a CDS encoding ATP-binding protein, whose amino-acid sequence MKTQERLLSLIKTVTGLFVLTVVFVFVFQAVQFIFIVQDQKVTKTKILNDILENKSQIISRYITDYTIWDEMVQFIETPAYKWARENVDASLTDDINAVWAYNRAFGLIYSVNNIDSDLLEEIPADKTLLKKLAAEKKIIRFYTKTKDGVFEIQGASVHRTNDTGRKSNPYGYVFSGRLLGQSYLSYISQIMGGELSLSTEENPWFAQKLGKLRNLFLISKELEGLKGETIAVLDAKVLSPQLKSVLSGLMFFAVGFIIFLTIFFFQVSSNANKWLIKPLKNILISLRRRSIDPIQFLQNEDSEFGEISKLIIQHCTRPSEELTEQERSHRQLRENEERLKFFAEHFPGFIVKDRDLKIIQVSDYFASSFDASKDKFLGKTDSDLWPEEIAKRTTQNDLTAFNLPKGEHNQIEEELEFEGKKRTFLTYRFVIPRPDGERSLGMLAVDITDRKKLEESSSALANVAEKISVPIIITDKDGKIEFVNEAFAKNTGYSLDEVKGKSPKVLKSGETLEDEYEAMWEAISNGNEWKGVLHNKKKNGEFYWSLISISPVKDDKGDIKKYIAVEQDVTESRKAQDEIKKAKDNAEVSSKAKNEFVGQLSHEIRTPLNSLVGVTDLLLETKLTTEQKEYVSIFKRAGDTLLTIVNDILDITKIESGAVQLDYVDFDIKDVVEKSIDVYQIRSQKKGVELKYLIAPDMVRSVVGDQNRLRQILVNLLGNAMKFTEQGEISVEVKNYKLQERDALIQFCVSDTGVGIPKDKLSSVFDSFALTDSSTARKYGGSGLGLAIAKRLVELMGGTIWVESVYGQGSKFFFTARFKYPDESMKSPVKPKNLKGVKILIADEDDLNRTKIRKMLESGGAIVGESEDLQSTFVELAKGVSSSVPYSVVIADSKLKEGGGFSFVETIRGNETFADLKIIIMLTERSQETLNRVRSMDIKHVFKPVKAQPLILSVENSLGIASSEEEEKKTTSSSIEYKKQLKILLCDDSEDTRILVKKFLAGTLHILDIAENGTVASNKFMEIDYDLVLLDMHMPVMDGFNAVKNMRKYEEETTKSHVPIIALTADAFKEDTARVIDAGCDGHVVKPLRKATLFEIIDKYSRQAS is encoded by the coding sequence ATGAAAACCCAGGAAAGATTATTATCATTAATTAAAACCGTTACGGGATTATTTGTTTTAACCGTCGTTTTCGTTTTTGTTTTTCAGGCAGTTCAGTTTATCTTTATTGTACAGGATCAGAAAGTCACAAAAACAAAAATATTAAACGATATTTTGGAAAACAAAAGCCAAATAATCAGCCGCTACATTACCGATTACACCATCTGGGATGAAATGGTGCAGTTTATAGAAACTCCGGCGTATAAGTGGGCAAGAGAAAATGTAGACGCTTCTTTGACAGACGATATAAACGCTGTTTGGGCATATAATAGAGCTTTCGGGCTGATATATTCCGTAAATAATATTGACAGCGATTTACTTGAAGAAATCCCTGCCGATAAAACTCTGCTAAAAAAGCTTGCTGCAGAGAAAAAAATTATTCGTTTTTACACTAAAACCAAAGACGGCGTATTTGAAATACAGGGCGCTTCAGTACACCGCACTAACGATACCGGCCGCAAATCAAATCCCTACGGGTATGTTTTTTCCGGGCGTCTTTTAGGGCAATCCTATCTTTCATACATTTCGCAGATTATGGGCGGAGAATTGTCTTTGTCCACCGAAGAAAATCCGTGGTTTGCCCAAAAACTCGGCAAACTGAGAAATCTTTTTTTGATAAGCAAGGAACTGGAAGGATTAAAAGGGGAAACGATAGCTGTTTTGGATGCAAAAGTTTTATCGCCGCAGTTAAAAAGCGTCCTGTCGGGATTGATGTTTTTTGCCGTTGGTTTTATAATATTCTTAACAATTTTTTTCTTTCAGGTTTCAAGCAATGCCAATAAATGGCTGATAAAACCTTTAAAAAATATATTGATAAGCCTAAGAAGAAGATCAATTGACCCGATACAATTTTTGCAGAACGAGGATTCTGAATTCGGGGAGATTTCAAAGCTTATCATTCAGCATTGCACGCGTCCTTCGGAAGAACTTACCGAGCAGGAAAGATCTCACAGGCAATTAAGGGAAAACGAAGAGCGCCTGAAATTTTTTGCAGAACATTTCCCGGGTTTTATCGTTAAAGACAGAGATTTAAAAATTATTCAAGTTAGCGATTATTTTGCCTCATCGTTTGACGCAAGTAAAGATAAATTTTTGGGAAAGACCGACAGCGATCTTTGGCCCGAAGAAATCGCAAAAAGAACAACTCAAAACGACTTGACAGCTTTTAATCTTCCCAAGGGCGAACATAATCAGATTGAAGAAGAATTGGAATTTGAAGGCAAAAAAAGGACATTTCTTACATACAGGTTCGTTATTCCCCGCCCGGACGGAGAGCGGTCTCTGGGAATGCTGGCGGTAGATATTACTGACCGGAAAAAACTGGAAGAAAGCTCTTCGGCTTTAGCAAATGTTGCCGAAAAAATATCGGTGCCCATTATCATAACAGATAAAGACGGAAAGATAGAATTTGTGAATGAAGCTTTTGCAAAAAACACAGGATATTCTTTGGATGAAGTTAAAGGCAAAAGTCCGAAAGTACTAAAATCGGGAGAAACGTTGGAAGATGAATATGAAGCGATGTGGGAAGCCATATCCAACGGTAATGAATGGAAGGGTGTTTTGCACAACAAAAAGAAAAACGGCGAATTTTACTGGAGTTTGATTTCAATTTCTCCGGTTAAAGACGATAAAGGCGATATAAAAAAGTATATTGCAGTTGAACAGGATGTTACTGAAAGCAGAAAAGCTCAGGACGAAATAAAGAAAGCAAAAGATAACGCGGAAGTGTCTTCAAAAGCGAAAAACGAATTTGTTGGGCAGCTGAGCCACGAAATAAGGACTCCGTTAAATTCATTGGTTGGAGTGACCGATCTTCTTTTGGAAACAAAACTTACAACGGAACAGAAAGAATATGTTTCAATTTTCAAGCGCGCGGGAGACACTCTTTTGACCATTGTAAATGATATTTTGGACATCACTAAAATTGAAAGCGGGGCGGTACAGCTTGATTACGTGGATTTTGACATTAAAGACGTTGTTGAAAAATCAATTGATGTCTATCAGATACGTTCGCAAAAAAAAGGCGTAGAACTGAAATATCTTATAGCTCCCGATATGGTTAGATCGGTAGTCGGGGACCAAAACAGGCTAAGGCAGATTCTTGTCAATCTTTTAGGAAACGCGATGAAGTTTACCGAGCAGGGCGAAATTTCGGTTGAAGTCAAAAATTATAAGCTTCAGGAACGGGACGCTCTAATTCAGTTTTGCGTTTCAGATACAGGGGTCGGAATACCCAAGGACAAGCTGAGTTCCGTTTTTGACAGTTTCGCTTTAACAGATTCATCAACCGCAAGAAAATACGGGGGTTCGGGACTGGGCCTTGCCATAGCAAAAAGGCTGGTTGAGCTTATGGGCGGGACTATTTGGGTGGAAAGCGTTTACGGGCAAGGGAGCAAGTTCTTTTTTACAGCTCGGTTCAAATATCCGGATGAATCCATGAAATCCCCTGTAAAGCCAAAAAATCTTAAAGGCGTAAAAATTTTAATTGCCGATGAAGACGATTTAAACCGCACGAAAATAAGAAAAATGCTTGAAAGCGGCGGAGCAATTGTCGGAGAGTCAGAAGATTTGCAGTCCACGTTTGTAGAGCTTGCCAAAGGGGTATCATCCTCTGTTCCTTACAGCGTTGTAATAGCCGATTCAAAGCTTAAGGAAGGAGGAGGTTTTTCTTTTGTTGAAACTATCAGAGGAAATGAAACGTTTGCCGATTTAAAGATTATTATAATGCTTACCGAAAGGAGCCAGGAAACGCTTAATCGCGTGAGATCAATGGATATAAAGCATGTGTTTAAGCCTGTTAAAGCCCAGCCGCTTATACTTTCGGTTGAAAATTCTTTGGGCATAGCAAGCAGCGAGGAAGAGGAAAAAAAAACGACTTCCAGTTCAATAGAGTATAAAAAACAGCTGAAAATCCTTTTGTGCGACGATTCTGAAGATACTAGGATTCTGGTAAAGAAATTTTTAGCCGGGACGCTTCACATTCTTGACATAGCTGAAAACGGAACGGTTGCTTCAAATAAATTTATGGAAATTGATTACGACCTTGTGCTTCTTGATATGCATATGCCTGTAATGGACGGCTTTAACGCAGTAAAAAATATGAGAAAATACGAAGAAGAAACAACTAAGAGCCATGTTCCAATAATCGCATTAACTGCCGATGCATTTAAAGAAGATACGGCAAGAGTAATTGATGCCGGTTGTGACGGCCATGTCGTAAAACCTTTGAGAAAAGCCACATTGTTTGAAATTATTGATAAATATTCCCGCCAGGCAAGTTAA
- a CDS encoding tetratricopeptide repeat protein, which yields MKKIKILLKVSLVGFLFLWSCIVYCDEINEKEDFQSLCRLYQDTVGTTASLGQANSFLKKYSKSEYASKVQFIIANSYGDNEEAIKVYEKLIKKERNSELAVSALVNIGQIYYNLGKYNEAIEYYQRIIKDFPNHFIVRETLYELMQAQIAVKKWDEAEKILRRLIQIDPYYEKQDKVIFSYGLIFYKKKSFESAYQKFSLLNSAEALYYQGRCQEKLQKFIPATVTFKQLLSQYPNSDFVEDARFLIADCYYLASDYPIAAEEFSKFLSDFPDSYLKENALYRIGCCSYQQKIYTEAITKLRNFIQENSRNEFAPFASYMVGESFLAQNDLVRAAFAYGDILKTYPQTEILPQTYYKLGWCYTRQNSYDSAIDMFNRLITGYPKHPLVLYALLLSADNYNKKGNLDQAIDCYRKILDSPERKEDLTEAALFMMTKTFYSARRFNEIISSFQYILNSLPPSNSEWRSYTYLMVAEAYYSMGFFTESTRVYEMIEKNFPYTQVAAMAQEGKAWSSFKVKDYSKAQKERQEFTEDLTSKKGKSTEISNEFEMGNIYYNQKKYTEAMDSFERFVQTYPDDELIPEALFSAGRCYYKLEYYTKAIETWQKLVNTYPKHNRTQEAMNLISDTYFRAQKYPEAIESYKKIISAYPGTDNAKQAQLRIAQSYYNAMDDETAILEFEKFINLYPNDSTAETALEGMVTSAYRMSEAGTNTDLDIKAMQNFITRYPKSKLAGNAQYRLAMRFYDKKDFANAAEEFNKVANYFAAGQIVPDSYFYGAESYYFAQKYESATPIYRRFIKNFPKHEQIRLAYLHLANSLYYLEKYLEAAQVYQDLTKLTKDKDDISQTALLNTALCLKKAEKWQDAVSVYEKFLDQYPTSENHNNTLIELFSLYEILRQYDNAVAVAEELLDKIPKTDALRPELMYKIGEIDLKQGNIQTGMDELLDLITYKPADDPWRLTALARVAQEYESQKKWDDAATMYKEIINSTTEQKWISAAKERIEAISQMGQ from the coding sequence ATGAAAAAAATCAAAATTTTATTAAAGGTATCGTTAGTAGGTTTCCTTTTTTTGTGGAGTTGTATTGTTTATTGCGACGAGATAAATGAAAAAGAGGATTTCCAATCACTTTGCAGGCTTTACCAGGATACTGTCGGGACAACCGCTTCATTAGGCCAGGCAAATAGTTTCCTTAAAAAGTATTCGAAATCCGAGTATGCTTCAAAAGTTCAATTTATAATAGCTAATTCTTACGGCGATAATGAAGAAGCCATTAAAGTTTATGAGAAGCTCATAAAAAAAGAAAGAAACAGCGAGCTTGCCGTATCGGCTTTAGTAAATATCGGGCAAATCTATTATAACTTGGGAAAATACAACGAAGCGATAGAATATTATCAAAGAATCATAAAAGATTTTCCGAACCATTTTATAGTCAGGGAAACGCTTTATGAGCTTATGCAGGCCCAGATAGCCGTAAAAAAATGGGATGAAGCGGAAAAAATACTTCGCAGGCTTATTCAAATCGATCCGTATTATGAAAAACAGGACAAGGTCATTTTTTCTTACGGCCTGATTTTTTACAAGAAAAAAAGTTTTGAATCAGCCTATCAGAAATTCAGTTTATTAAACAGCGCCGAAGCGCTTTATTATCAGGGAAGATGCCAGGAAAAACTTCAAAAATTTATTCCCGCAACAGTTACCTTCAAGCAACTCCTGTCGCAGTATCCCAACAGCGATTTTGTAGAAGATGCCCGGTTTCTTATTGCTGATTGCTACTATCTTGCGTCGGATTATCCTATAGCTGCGGAAGAATTCAGCAAATTTCTTAGTGATTTTCCTGACAGCTATTTAAAAGAAAACGCGCTTTATAGGATCGGCTGCTGCTCTTATCAGCAAAAAATATATACCGAAGCAATTACCAAACTGAGAAATTTCATACAAGAAAATTCCAGAAACGAGTTTGCGCCTTTTGCAAGTTATATGGTAGGCGAATCTTTTCTAGCACAAAACGATTTGGTAAGAGCCGCATTTGCATACGGAGATATACTCAAAACATATCCTCAAACCGAGATATTGCCTCAGACATACTACAAGCTCGGCTGGTGTTATACAAGGCAAAACAGTTATGATTCGGCTATTGATATGTTTAACAGGTTAATTACGGGCTATCCCAAGCATCCTTTGGTTCTCTACGCGCTATTGCTTTCAGCCGATAACTACAATAAAAAAGGGAATCTTGACCAGGCAATTGACTGCTACAGAAAAATTTTGGATTCGCCTGAAAGGAAAGAAGACCTTACCGAAGCAGCCCTTTTTATGATGACAAAGACTTTTTATAGCGCAAGAAGATTTAATGAAATCATAAGCAGTTTCCAATACATATTAAACAGCCTTCCTCCTTCAAATTCCGAATGGCGGTCCTACACATACCTTATGGTTGCCGAAGCATATTATTCCATGGGATTTTTTACCGAGTCTACCAGGGTATATGAAATGATCGAGAAAAATTTTCCGTACACTCAAGTTGCGGCGATGGCGCAGGAAGGCAAAGCCTGGTCTTCGTTTAAAGTTAAAGACTATTCAAAAGCCCAGAAAGAGCGCCAGGAATTTACCGAAGATTTGACGTCAAAAAAGGGTAAGTCAACAGAAATTTCTAACGAATTTGAAATGGGAAACATATATTATAACCAGAAAAAATATACGGAAGCTATGGACTCTTTTGAAAGATTTGTTCAAACCTATCCTGACGACGAACTTATTCCCGAAGCATTGTTTAGCGCGGGAAGGTGCTATTATAAACTGGAGTACTATACAAAGGCAATTGAAACATGGCAAAAGCTTGTAAACACGTATCCCAAACATAACCGGACCCAGGAAGCGATGAATCTTATATCTGACACCTATTTCAGAGCGCAAAAATATCCGGAAGCGATAGAATCCTATAAAAAGATCATTTCAGCATATCCCGGGACAGATAATGCCAAACAAGCTCAGCTGCGTATTGCGCAAAGTTATTATAACGCCATGGATGACGAAACTGCTATTCTTGAATTTGAAAAATTCATAAACTTGTATCCTAATGATTCAACCGCCGAAACCGCGCTTGAAGGAATGGTAACATCGGCGTATCGTATGAGCGAAGCCGGAACAAATACGGATTTAGATATTAAAGCCATGCAGAATTTTATAACAAGATACCCGAAATCTAAACTTGCAGGAAACGCCCAGTACCGCCTTGCGATGCGGTTTTATGACAAAAAAGATTTTGCTAATGCAGCCGAGGAATTTAATAAAGTCGCAAACTATTTCGCAGCGGGGCAGATTGTTCCGGATTCTTATTTTTACGGAGCAGAAAGCTATTATTTTGCTCAAAAATATGAAAGTGCTACTCCAATATACCGCAGATTCATAAAGAATTTTCCAAAACACGAGCAAATCCGCCTGGCATACCTGCATCTTGCAAACTCGCTTTATTACTTAGAAAAATATTTGGAAGCTGCTCAAGTTTATCAGGATTTGACAAAGCTAACTAAGGATAAAGACGATATTTCTCAGACCGCTCTTTTAAATACCGCGCTTTGCCTAAAAAAAGCCGAGAAGTGGCAGGACGCTGTAAGCGTGTACGAGAAATTTTTAGACCAGTACCCAACAAGTGAAAATCATAACAATACTTTGATTGAGCTGTTCAGTTTGTATGAAATTCTGAGGCAGTACGATAACGCGGTCGCGGTAGCCGAAGAACTTCTAGACAAAATACCCAAAACTGATGCTTTAAGGCCGGAACTGATGTATAAAATAGGCGAGATTGACCTCAAACAGGGAAACATACAGACAGGGATGGACGAGCTATTGGATTTGATTACATATAAGCCTGCTGATGATCCCTGGAGATTAACAGCGCTTGCAAGGGTTGCCCAGGAATATGAAAGTCAAAAGAAATGGGATGATGCGGCTACAATGTACAAAGAAATTATAAATTCAACTACCGAGCAGAAATGGATTTCAGCCGCAAAAGAAAGGATTGAAGCCATAAGTCAGATGGGGCAATGA
- a CDS encoding biopolymer transporter ExbD, translating to MEDELPETTEIDVTPMATVALILVVIFMSSGGLYMSPTMKVELPQASTAESERKQNVTVSIGSNSEIAIDDVSVTWETLFDGLLLSLQNNKDKFVIIRADKNALYMDITDVMAWAKQAGAKSITIATEQKKK from the coding sequence ATGGAAGACGAACTCCCCGAAACAACTGAAATAGACGTAACCCCGATGGCCACGGTTGCTCTTATTTTGGTGGTTATTTTTATGTCTTCTGGCGGGCTTTATATGTCGCCGACAATGAAGGTTGAACTTCCGCAGGCGTCAACGGCCGAAAGCGAACGCAAACAAAATGTCACGGTATCAATAGGTTCTAACAGCGAGATAGCGATTGATGATGTTTCTGTTACCTGGGAGACCTTGTTTGACGGCCTTTTATTAAGCCTTCAAAATAATAAAGATAAATTTGTAATTATTCGCGCCGATAAAAACGCTCTATATATGGATATAACCGATGTTATGGCATGGGCCAAACAGGCGGGCGCAAAAAGCATAACGATAGCAACGGAACAGAAAAAGAAATAG